The following proteins are co-located in the Lepisosteus oculatus isolate fLepOcu1 chromosome 9, fLepOcu1.hap2, whole genome shotgun sequence genome:
- the slc6a9 gene encoding sodium- and chloride-dependent glycine transporter 1 isoform X3 encodes MDIMEYEQNGAVPGEAVKKDENTRRGNWGNQIEFVLTSVGYAVGLGNVWRFPYLCYRNGGGAFMFPYFIMLVFCGIPLFFMELSFGQFASLGCLGVWKVSPMFKGVGYGMMVVSTYIGIYYNVVICIAFYYFFMSMTSLLPWTYCNNQWNTKDCSGVVGTSYANATALMSNFTELANRTVKRTSPSEEYWKYYVLNISDDIGNFGEVRLPILGCLAVSWVVVFLCLIRGVKSSGKVVYFTATFPYVVLTILFIRGITLDGAINGIKYYLTPQWQKILDAKVWGDAASQIFYSLGCAWGGLITMASYNKFHNNCFRDSIIISVTNCATSVYAGFVIFSILGFMAHNLGVNVADVADHGPGLAFVAYPEALTLLPISPLWSLLFFFMLILLGLGTQFCLLETLVTAIVDEIGTDWIIRNKTYVTLGVAILGFLLGVPLTTQAGIYWLLLMDNYAASFSLVVISCIMCVCIMYVYGHVNYFKDVEMMLGFPPPVFFRICWRFISPVIITFILVFTVIQYKPITYNNYIYPGWSLVIGFLMALSSVICIPIYAIYKISKSEGTTFLERLKNAVKPHHTWGPALQEHRIGRYAPTVSPSADRGVEAPLHEKEKETETEKKPEEISLTIQGSNGSTHNPDTTA; translated from the exons ATGGACATTATGGAATATGAACAG AACGGAGCTGTTCCAGGAGAGGCTGTAAAAAAGGACGAGAACACAAGACGTGGAAACTGGGGCAACCAGATTGAGTTCGTGCTGACCAGCGTGGGTTATGCTGTAGGACTGGGCAACGTGTGGAGATTCCCTTATCTCTGCTACCGAAATGGAGGAG GTGCCTTCATGTTTCCCTATTTCATCATGCTGGTGTTCTGTGGGATCCCCCTCTTCTTCATGGAGCTGTCTTTCGGCCAATTTGCCAGCCTGGGCTGCCTGGGGGTGTGGAAGGTCAGCCCAATGTTTAAAG GAGTGGGCTATGGCATGATGGTGGTTTCCACATACATCGGTATTTACTACAACGTGGTCATCTGCATCGCTTTCTACTACTTCTTCATGTCCATGACCAGCCTGCTGCCCTGGACATACTGCAATAACCAGTGGAACACCAAGGACTGCAGTGGGGTGGTGGGCACCTCCTATGCCAACGCAACCGCACTGATGTCCAACTTCACAGAGCTGGCCAACAGGACAGTGAAAAGGACCAGCCCCAGCGAGGAATACTGGAA gtACTACGTGCTGAACATTTCAGAtgatattggaaattttggaGAAGTGCGACTTCCTATACTGGGATGTCTTGCTGTCTCCTGGGTTGTGGTGTTTCTTTGCCTTATCAGAGGAGTCAAGTCTTCAGGGAAA GTGGTATATTTCACAGCCACATTTCCCTATGTTGTCCTGACCATCCTCTTCATTCGAGGAATCACCCTGGATGGTGCCATTAATGGAATCAAGTACTACTTGACACCACAGTGGCAGAAGATCTTGGATGCTAAG GTGTGGGGAGATGCTGCTTCTCAGATCTTCTACTCCCTCGGATGTGCCTGGGGGGGGCTCATCACCATGGCCTCCTATAACAAATTCCACAACAACTGCTTCCG GGACAGCATTATCATCAGTGTGACCAACTGCGCAACCAGCGTCTACGCGGGCTTCGTCATCTTCTCCATCCTGGGCTTCATGGCACACAACCTGGGCGTGAACGTAGCGGATGTGGCTGACCACGGGCCTGGCCTGGCCTTTGTGGCCTATCCTGAGGCCCTGACCCTGCTGCCCATCTCCCCTCTCTGGTCTCTGCTTTTCTTCTTCATGCTCATCCTGTTGGGCCTGGGAACTCAG TTCTGCCTGCTGGAAACACTGGTCACAGCTATTGTGGATGAGATCGGAACAGACTGGATCATTAGGAACAAGACTTACGTCACCCTTGGGGTGGCCATCCTGGGCTTCCTCCTTGGAGTGCCGCTGACCACCCAG GCTGGGATCTACTGGTTGCTGCTGATGGATAACTATGCTGCCAGTTTCTCTCTGGTCGTCATCTCTTGCATAATGTGTGTCTGCATCATGTATGTTTATG GACATGTGAACTACTTTAAGGATGTGGAGATGATGTTGGGTTTCCCCCCTCCAGTGTTCTTCAGAATCTGCTGGAGGTTTATTTCGCCTGTCATTATCACA tttatcTTGGTCTTTACGGTCATCCAGTACAAACCCATTACCTACAATAACTACATCTACCCTGGGTGGTCTTTAGTGATTGGATTCCTCATGGCCCTCTCCTCGGTCATCTGCATTCCTATTTATGCCATTTACAAAATCTCAAAGTCAGAAGGAACAACTTTCTTAGAG cGGCTGAAGAACGCAGTGAAGCCACATCACACATGGGGCCCTGCCCTACAGGAGCACCGGATAGGCAGATACGCCCCCACCGTTAGCCCCAGCGCGGACAGGGGGGTGGAAGCACCCCTGCATGAGAAGGAGAAAGAGACGGAAACAGAGAAGAAGCCTGAAGAGATAAGTCTCACCATCCAAGGCAGCAACGGCTCCACGCACAACCCAGACACTACCGCATAA
- the slc6a9 gene encoding sodium- and chloride-dependent glycine transporter 1 isoform X2 yields the protein MEDKRYLAVQNGAVPGEAVKKDENTRRGNWGNQIEFVLTSVGYAVGLGNVWRFPYLCYRNGGGAFMFPYFIMLVFCGIPLFFMELSFGQFASLGCLGVWKVSPMFKGVGYGMMVVSTYIGIYYNVVICIAFYYFFMSMTSLLPWTYCNNQWNTKDCSGVVGTSYANATALMSNFTELANRTVKRTSPSEEYWKYYVLNISDDIGNFGEVRLPILGCLAVSWVVVFLCLIRGVKSSGKVVYFTATFPYVVLTILFIRGITLDGAINGIKYYLTPQWQKILDAKVWGDAASQIFYSLGCAWGGLITMASYNKFHNNCFRDSIIISVTNCATSVYAGFVIFSILGFMAHNLGVNVADVADHGPGLAFVAYPEALTLLPISPLWSLLFFFMLILLGLGTQFCLLETLVTAIVDEIGTDWIIRNKTYVTLGVAILGFLLGVPLTTQAGIYWLLLMDNYAASFSLVVISCIMCVCIMYVYGHVNYFKDVEMMLGFPPPVFFRICWRFISPVIITFILVFTVIQYKPITYNNYIYPGWSLVIGFLMALSSVICIPIYAIYKISKSEGTTFLERLKNAVKPHHTWGPALQEHRIGRYAPTVSPSADRGVEAPLHEKEKETETEKKPEEISLTIQGSNGSTHNPDTTA from the exons AACGGAGCTGTTCCAGGAGAGGCTGTAAAAAAGGACGAGAACACAAGACGTGGAAACTGGGGCAACCAGATTGAGTTCGTGCTGACCAGCGTGGGTTATGCTGTAGGACTGGGCAACGTGTGGAGATTCCCTTATCTCTGCTACCGAAATGGAGGAG GTGCCTTCATGTTTCCCTATTTCATCATGCTGGTGTTCTGTGGGATCCCCCTCTTCTTCATGGAGCTGTCTTTCGGCCAATTTGCCAGCCTGGGCTGCCTGGGGGTGTGGAAGGTCAGCCCAATGTTTAAAG GAGTGGGCTATGGCATGATGGTGGTTTCCACATACATCGGTATTTACTACAACGTGGTCATCTGCATCGCTTTCTACTACTTCTTCATGTCCATGACCAGCCTGCTGCCCTGGACATACTGCAATAACCAGTGGAACACCAAGGACTGCAGTGGGGTGGTGGGCACCTCCTATGCCAACGCAACCGCACTGATGTCCAACTTCACAGAGCTGGCCAACAGGACAGTGAAAAGGACCAGCCCCAGCGAGGAATACTGGAA gtACTACGTGCTGAACATTTCAGAtgatattggaaattttggaGAAGTGCGACTTCCTATACTGGGATGTCTTGCTGTCTCCTGGGTTGTGGTGTTTCTTTGCCTTATCAGAGGAGTCAAGTCTTCAGGGAAA GTGGTATATTTCACAGCCACATTTCCCTATGTTGTCCTGACCATCCTCTTCATTCGAGGAATCACCCTGGATGGTGCCATTAATGGAATCAAGTACTACTTGACACCACAGTGGCAGAAGATCTTGGATGCTAAG GTGTGGGGAGATGCTGCTTCTCAGATCTTCTACTCCCTCGGATGTGCCTGGGGGGGGCTCATCACCATGGCCTCCTATAACAAATTCCACAACAACTGCTTCCG GGACAGCATTATCATCAGTGTGACCAACTGCGCAACCAGCGTCTACGCGGGCTTCGTCATCTTCTCCATCCTGGGCTTCATGGCACACAACCTGGGCGTGAACGTAGCGGATGTGGCTGACCACGGGCCTGGCCTGGCCTTTGTGGCCTATCCTGAGGCCCTGACCCTGCTGCCCATCTCCCCTCTCTGGTCTCTGCTTTTCTTCTTCATGCTCATCCTGTTGGGCCTGGGAACTCAG TTCTGCCTGCTGGAAACACTGGTCACAGCTATTGTGGATGAGATCGGAACAGACTGGATCATTAGGAACAAGACTTACGTCACCCTTGGGGTGGCCATCCTGGGCTTCCTCCTTGGAGTGCCGCTGACCACCCAG GCTGGGATCTACTGGTTGCTGCTGATGGATAACTATGCTGCCAGTTTCTCTCTGGTCGTCATCTCTTGCATAATGTGTGTCTGCATCATGTATGTTTATG GACATGTGAACTACTTTAAGGATGTGGAGATGATGTTGGGTTTCCCCCCTCCAGTGTTCTTCAGAATCTGCTGGAGGTTTATTTCGCCTGTCATTATCACA tttatcTTGGTCTTTACGGTCATCCAGTACAAACCCATTACCTACAATAACTACATCTACCCTGGGTGGTCTTTAGTGATTGGATTCCTCATGGCCCTCTCCTCGGTCATCTGCATTCCTATTTATGCCATTTACAAAATCTCAAAGTCAGAAGGAACAACTTTCTTAGAG cGGCTGAAGAACGCAGTGAAGCCACATCACACATGGGGCCCTGCCCTACAGGAGCACCGGATAGGCAGATACGCCCCCACCGTTAGCCCCAGCGCGGACAGGGGGGTGGAAGCACCCCTGCATGAGAAGGAGAAAGAGACGGAAACAGAGAAGAAGCCTGAAGAGATAAGTCTCACCATCCAAGGCAGCAACGGCTCCACGCACAACCCAGACACTACCGCATAA
- the slc6a9 gene encoding sodium- and chloride-dependent glycine transporter 1 isoform X1 — protein MSESTSNATFTADQNGAVPGEAVKKDENTRRGNWGNQIEFVLTSVGYAVGLGNVWRFPYLCYRNGGGAFMFPYFIMLVFCGIPLFFMELSFGQFASLGCLGVWKVSPMFKGVGYGMMVVSTYIGIYYNVVICIAFYYFFMSMTSLLPWTYCNNQWNTKDCSGVVGTSYANATALMSNFTELANRTVKRTSPSEEYWKYYVLNISDDIGNFGEVRLPILGCLAVSWVVVFLCLIRGVKSSGKVVYFTATFPYVVLTILFIRGITLDGAINGIKYYLTPQWQKILDAKVWGDAASQIFYSLGCAWGGLITMASYNKFHNNCFRDSIIISVTNCATSVYAGFVIFSILGFMAHNLGVNVADVADHGPGLAFVAYPEALTLLPISPLWSLLFFFMLILLGLGTQFCLLETLVTAIVDEIGTDWIIRNKTYVTLGVAILGFLLGVPLTTQAGIYWLLLMDNYAASFSLVVISCIMCVCIMYVYGHVNYFKDVEMMLGFPPPVFFRICWRFISPVIITFILVFTVIQYKPITYNNYIYPGWSLVIGFLMALSSVICIPIYAIYKISKSEGTTFLERLKNAVKPHHTWGPALQEHRIGRYAPTVSPSADRGVEAPLHEKEKETETEKKPEEISLTIQGSNGSTHNPDTTA, from the exons AACGGAGCTGTTCCAGGAGAGGCTGTAAAAAAGGACGAGAACACAAGACGTGGAAACTGGGGCAACCAGATTGAGTTCGTGCTGACCAGCGTGGGTTATGCTGTAGGACTGGGCAACGTGTGGAGATTCCCTTATCTCTGCTACCGAAATGGAGGAG GTGCCTTCATGTTTCCCTATTTCATCATGCTGGTGTTCTGTGGGATCCCCCTCTTCTTCATGGAGCTGTCTTTCGGCCAATTTGCCAGCCTGGGCTGCCTGGGGGTGTGGAAGGTCAGCCCAATGTTTAAAG GAGTGGGCTATGGCATGATGGTGGTTTCCACATACATCGGTATTTACTACAACGTGGTCATCTGCATCGCTTTCTACTACTTCTTCATGTCCATGACCAGCCTGCTGCCCTGGACATACTGCAATAACCAGTGGAACACCAAGGACTGCAGTGGGGTGGTGGGCACCTCCTATGCCAACGCAACCGCACTGATGTCCAACTTCACAGAGCTGGCCAACAGGACAGTGAAAAGGACCAGCCCCAGCGAGGAATACTGGAA gtACTACGTGCTGAACATTTCAGAtgatattggaaattttggaGAAGTGCGACTTCCTATACTGGGATGTCTTGCTGTCTCCTGGGTTGTGGTGTTTCTTTGCCTTATCAGAGGAGTCAAGTCTTCAGGGAAA GTGGTATATTTCACAGCCACATTTCCCTATGTTGTCCTGACCATCCTCTTCATTCGAGGAATCACCCTGGATGGTGCCATTAATGGAATCAAGTACTACTTGACACCACAGTGGCAGAAGATCTTGGATGCTAAG GTGTGGGGAGATGCTGCTTCTCAGATCTTCTACTCCCTCGGATGTGCCTGGGGGGGGCTCATCACCATGGCCTCCTATAACAAATTCCACAACAACTGCTTCCG GGACAGCATTATCATCAGTGTGACCAACTGCGCAACCAGCGTCTACGCGGGCTTCGTCATCTTCTCCATCCTGGGCTTCATGGCACACAACCTGGGCGTGAACGTAGCGGATGTGGCTGACCACGGGCCTGGCCTGGCCTTTGTGGCCTATCCTGAGGCCCTGACCCTGCTGCCCATCTCCCCTCTCTGGTCTCTGCTTTTCTTCTTCATGCTCATCCTGTTGGGCCTGGGAACTCAG TTCTGCCTGCTGGAAACACTGGTCACAGCTATTGTGGATGAGATCGGAACAGACTGGATCATTAGGAACAAGACTTACGTCACCCTTGGGGTGGCCATCCTGGGCTTCCTCCTTGGAGTGCCGCTGACCACCCAG GCTGGGATCTACTGGTTGCTGCTGATGGATAACTATGCTGCCAGTTTCTCTCTGGTCGTCATCTCTTGCATAATGTGTGTCTGCATCATGTATGTTTATG GACATGTGAACTACTTTAAGGATGTGGAGATGATGTTGGGTTTCCCCCCTCCAGTGTTCTTCAGAATCTGCTGGAGGTTTATTTCGCCTGTCATTATCACA tttatcTTGGTCTTTACGGTCATCCAGTACAAACCCATTACCTACAATAACTACATCTACCCTGGGTGGTCTTTAGTGATTGGATTCCTCATGGCCCTCTCCTCGGTCATCTGCATTCCTATTTATGCCATTTACAAAATCTCAAAGTCAGAAGGAACAACTTTCTTAGAG cGGCTGAAGAACGCAGTGAAGCCACATCACACATGGGGCCCTGCCCTACAGGAGCACCGGATAGGCAGATACGCCCCCACCGTTAGCCCCAGCGCGGACAGGGGGGTGGAAGCACCCCTGCATGAGAAGGAGAAAGAGACGGAAACAGAGAAGAAGCCTGAAGAGATAAGTCTCACCATCCAAGGCAGCAACGGCTCCACGCACAACCCAGACACTACCGCATAA
- the slc6a9 gene encoding sodium- and chloride-dependent glycine transporter 1 isoform X4: protein MGLLVNGAVPGEAVKKDENTRRGNWGNQIEFVLTSVGYAVGLGNVWRFPYLCYRNGGGAFMFPYFIMLVFCGIPLFFMELSFGQFASLGCLGVWKVSPMFKGVGYGMMVVSTYIGIYYNVVICIAFYYFFMSMTSLLPWTYCNNQWNTKDCSGVVGTSYANATALMSNFTELANRTVKRTSPSEEYWKYYVLNISDDIGNFGEVRLPILGCLAVSWVVVFLCLIRGVKSSGKVVYFTATFPYVVLTILFIRGITLDGAINGIKYYLTPQWQKILDAKVWGDAASQIFYSLGCAWGGLITMASYNKFHNNCFRDSIIISVTNCATSVYAGFVIFSILGFMAHNLGVNVADVADHGPGLAFVAYPEALTLLPISPLWSLLFFFMLILLGLGTQFCLLETLVTAIVDEIGTDWIIRNKTYVTLGVAILGFLLGVPLTTQAGIYWLLLMDNYAASFSLVVISCIMCVCIMYVYGHVNYFKDVEMMLGFPPPVFFRICWRFISPVIITFILVFTVIQYKPITYNNYIYPGWSLVIGFLMALSSVICIPIYAIYKISKSEGTTFLERLKNAVKPHHTWGPALQEHRIGRYAPTVSPSADRGVEAPLHEKEKETETEKKPEEISLTIQGSNGSTHNPDTTA from the exons AACGGAGCTGTTCCAGGAGAGGCTGTAAAAAAGGACGAGAACACAAGACGTGGAAACTGGGGCAACCAGATTGAGTTCGTGCTGACCAGCGTGGGTTATGCTGTAGGACTGGGCAACGTGTGGAGATTCCCTTATCTCTGCTACCGAAATGGAGGAG GTGCCTTCATGTTTCCCTATTTCATCATGCTGGTGTTCTGTGGGATCCCCCTCTTCTTCATGGAGCTGTCTTTCGGCCAATTTGCCAGCCTGGGCTGCCTGGGGGTGTGGAAGGTCAGCCCAATGTTTAAAG GAGTGGGCTATGGCATGATGGTGGTTTCCACATACATCGGTATTTACTACAACGTGGTCATCTGCATCGCTTTCTACTACTTCTTCATGTCCATGACCAGCCTGCTGCCCTGGACATACTGCAATAACCAGTGGAACACCAAGGACTGCAGTGGGGTGGTGGGCACCTCCTATGCCAACGCAACCGCACTGATGTCCAACTTCACAGAGCTGGCCAACAGGACAGTGAAAAGGACCAGCCCCAGCGAGGAATACTGGAA gtACTACGTGCTGAACATTTCAGAtgatattggaaattttggaGAAGTGCGACTTCCTATACTGGGATGTCTTGCTGTCTCCTGGGTTGTGGTGTTTCTTTGCCTTATCAGAGGAGTCAAGTCTTCAGGGAAA GTGGTATATTTCACAGCCACATTTCCCTATGTTGTCCTGACCATCCTCTTCATTCGAGGAATCACCCTGGATGGTGCCATTAATGGAATCAAGTACTACTTGACACCACAGTGGCAGAAGATCTTGGATGCTAAG GTGTGGGGAGATGCTGCTTCTCAGATCTTCTACTCCCTCGGATGTGCCTGGGGGGGGCTCATCACCATGGCCTCCTATAACAAATTCCACAACAACTGCTTCCG GGACAGCATTATCATCAGTGTGACCAACTGCGCAACCAGCGTCTACGCGGGCTTCGTCATCTTCTCCATCCTGGGCTTCATGGCACACAACCTGGGCGTGAACGTAGCGGATGTGGCTGACCACGGGCCTGGCCTGGCCTTTGTGGCCTATCCTGAGGCCCTGACCCTGCTGCCCATCTCCCCTCTCTGGTCTCTGCTTTTCTTCTTCATGCTCATCCTGTTGGGCCTGGGAACTCAG TTCTGCCTGCTGGAAACACTGGTCACAGCTATTGTGGATGAGATCGGAACAGACTGGATCATTAGGAACAAGACTTACGTCACCCTTGGGGTGGCCATCCTGGGCTTCCTCCTTGGAGTGCCGCTGACCACCCAG GCTGGGATCTACTGGTTGCTGCTGATGGATAACTATGCTGCCAGTTTCTCTCTGGTCGTCATCTCTTGCATAATGTGTGTCTGCATCATGTATGTTTATG GACATGTGAACTACTTTAAGGATGTGGAGATGATGTTGGGTTTCCCCCCTCCAGTGTTCTTCAGAATCTGCTGGAGGTTTATTTCGCCTGTCATTATCACA tttatcTTGGTCTTTACGGTCATCCAGTACAAACCCATTACCTACAATAACTACATCTACCCTGGGTGGTCTTTAGTGATTGGATTCCTCATGGCCCTCTCCTCGGTCATCTGCATTCCTATTTATGCCATTTACAAAATCTCAAAGTCAGAAGGAACAACTTTCTTAGAG cGGCTGAAGAACGCAGTGAAGCCACATCACACATGGGGCCCTGCCCTACAGGAGCACCGGATAGGCAGATACGCCCCCACCGTTAGCCCCAGCGCGGACAGGGGGGTGGAAGCACCCCTGCATGAGAAGGAGAAAGAGACGGAAACAGAGAAGAAGCCTGAAGAGATAAGTCTCACCATCCAAGGCAGCAACGGCTCCACGCACAACCCAGACACTACCGCATAA